CAGGCGACCGTCGCCCAGGCGTAGAGGATGACCTGCAGCCCGACCGCGGTCTCGCCGCGGACGACGCCGAGCATCGGCACGCTCACGGAGGCGTAGTCCTCCCGGTAGCGCATCGAGAGCGGCCAGTAGTGCGGCGGCGTCCACAGGAACACGATGCCGAAGAGGATGAGCGCCTCGAGGCTCAGCGAGCCCGTCACGGCGGCCCAGCCGATGAGCACCGGCATGCAGCCGGCGATGCCGCCCCACACGATGTTCTGCGGCGTGCGGCGCTTGAGCCAGAGGGTGTAGACGAAGACGTAGAAGAGGATCGCGAAGACCGAGAGCGCCGCCGCGAGCGGCGTCGTCGTCCAGGCGAGCCAGGCGGTCGAGCCGATGCCGAGCACCCACGCGAAGACGAGCGCCTCCCGGTCGCTCAGCTCGCCGGTCACGAGCGGGCGCTTCTGGGTCCGCTTCATGACGCGGTCGATGTCGCGGTCGATGTAGCAGTTGAAGGCGTTCGCGGAGCCCGCCGAGAGGGCGCCGCCGAGGAGCGTCGCGAGCACGAGCCACAGGTCGGGGATGCCGCGCGCGGCGAGGACCATGACGGGCGCGGTCGTGATGAGCAGCAGCTCGATCACCCGCGGCTTCGTCAGCGCGACATAGGCCTTCGCCTTGCGGAGGACGCCGACGCGGGGCCGATCGACGCGGCCGTCGACTGTCAGCTGCATGGGACCTCGTGATCGCGGGACGGTTGTGCAGGAAGAGTCTAGGCGATCCGCGGGCCGACGCCGGACGTCCCACGTCCGCACGCGCGTCTGCGGCGCGTGCCTCACCTGACTATGATCTTGAGTGCTCGCCAGCGCCGAGCCCTCCCCCACGCCGTGATGGCGCGCGGATGCGGCGGCGCCCGATCCCGGACGGCGAGCGGATCCCGCGGGGACGTTGGCCGACGCCCCGCATCGAATCGGAAGGTCAGCATCACCGTGCCAGCTCTGCAGTGGGACCCCATCGACGACAAGGCAGTGGATACGGCGAGGGTGCTCGCCGCCGACGCGGTCGAGAAGGTCGGCAACGGCCACCCCGGGACGGCCATGAGCCTCGCGCCCCTCGCCTACCTCCTCTTCCAGAAGGTGATGCGCCGCGACCCGTCCGACAACGAGTGGATCGGCCGCGACCGCTTCATCCTCTCGGCCGGCCACAGCTCGCTCACCCAGTACGTGCAGCTCTACTTCGGCGGCTACGGCCTCGAGATCGAGGATCTCGAGGCGCTGCGCACCTGGGGCTCGAAGACCCCCGGCCACCCCGAGTACGGCCACACCGACGGCGTCGAGATCACGACGGGCCCGCTCGGCCAGGGTCTGGCCTCGGCGGTCGGCTTCGCCTACGCCCAGCGCTACGAGCGCGGGCTCTTCGACCCCGAGACGCCCGCCGGCGAGAGCCCCTTCGACCACTTCACCTATGTGATCGCGGGCGACGGCGACATCCAGGAGGGCGTCACGAGCGAGGCCGGCTCGCTCGCCGGCCACCAGCAGCTCGGCAACCTCATCGCCTTCTACGACAGCAACCAGATCTCCATCGAGGACGACACGCAGATCGCCTTCACGGAGGACGTGCAGGCCCGCTACGAGGCCTACGGCTGGCAGGTCCAGGTCGTCGACTGGAAGAAGACCGGCGAGTACGTCGAGGACGTCGCCGAGCTGCACCGCGCCATCGAGGCCGCCCAGGGCGAGACCTCGAAGCCCTCGCTCATCATCCTCAAGACGATCATCGGGTGGCCGAGCCCGAAGAAGCAGAACACGGGCAAGATCCACGGCTCCGCTCTCGGCGGCGACGAGCTCGCGGCGCTCAAGGAGGTGCTCGGCTTCGACCCGGAGCAGACCTTCCAGGTCGCGCCCGAGGTCATCGAGCACACCCGGAAGGCGCTCGAGCGCGGCGCCGCGGCGCACGCCGAGTGGCAGCGGGGCTTCGACGCCTGGGCCGCCGCGAACCCCGAGCGCAAGACGCTCCTCGACCGCGTGCTCACGGGCGAGCTGCCCGAGGGCGTGGACGAGGTGCTCCCGGTCTTCGAGGCCGGCAAGGACGTCTCCACCCGCGCGGCGAGCGGCAAGGTCCTCGCGGCGCTCGGCCCGGTCATCCCCGAGCTGTGGGGCGGCTCGGCCGACCTCGCCGAGTCGAACAACACGACCATCCCCGATGTCGCGTCCTTCGTCCCCGAGGAGCACTCGACGCACGAGTGGACCGGCAACCCCTACGGCCGCACGCTGCACTTCGGCATCCGCGAGCACGCCATGGCCGCGATCCTCAACGGCATCGTGCTGCACGGCAACACGCGCCCCTACGGCGGCACCTTCCTCATCTTCAGCGACTACATGCGCCCCGCGGTCCGCCTCGCGGCGCTCATGAAGGCGCCGTCGATCTTCGTCTGGACGCACGACTCCGTCGCCCTCGGCGAGGACGGGCCGACGCACCAGCCGATCGAGCAGCTCACGACGCTCCGCGCGATCCCGGGTCTCGACGTCGTGCGCCCCGCCGACGCCAACGAGGTCTCGTGGGCGTGGAAGACGATCCTCGAGCGCCGCGAGGGCCCGGCCGGCATCGCGCTGAGCCGCCAGAACCTCCCGGTCTTCGAGCGCGGCGAGGGCGGCTTCGCCTCCGCCGCCGGGACCGCGAAGGGCGCCTACGTCCTCGCGGACGCCGACGGCACGCCGGACGTGATCCTGCTCGCCTCGGGCTCGGAGGTGCAGATCGCCGTCGAGGCCCGCGAGCAGCTCGAGGGCGAGGGCATCCGGGCGCGCGTCGTCTCGGTCCCCTCGCAGGAGTGGTTCGAGGAGCAGGACGACGCCTACAAGGAGTCCGTCCTCCCCGCCGCGGTGACCGCCCGCGTCTCCATCGAGGCCGGTCTCGCGCTCACCTGGGCGCCCTACCTCGGCGCCCACGGCCGCTCCGTCTCGATCGAGCACTTCGGCGCCTCGGCGGACTACAAGACCCTCTACCGCGAGTTCGGCATGACGACCGAGTCGGCCGTCGCCGCCGCGAAGGACTCGCTCGCCGCAGCCCGCGGCTGAGCGACGCACGCACCGACGCCGTCTCTCCAGGAAGCACAGGCAACGACATGACCACCACCCCCACCGCAGCCCTCTCCGCCGTCGGCGTGAGCATCTGGCTCGACGACCTCTCGCGCGAGCGGATCCAGTCGGGCGGACTCGAGAAGCTCATCGCCGAGCGCGACGTCGTCGGCGTGACGACGAACCCCACGATCTTCGCGGCCGCGCTCGCGAAGGGCGAGGCCTACGACACCCAGGTCGCCGAGCTCGCGAAGGCGGGCACCGGCGTCACCGACGCGGTCTTCGAGATCACCACGGACGACGTCCGCGACGCCTCCGACGTGTTCCGCCCGGTCTACGACCGCACCGCGGGCATCGACGGACGCGTCTCGATCGAGGTCGAGCCGGGTCTCGCGCACGACGCGGCCGGCACCATCGCGGAGGCCAAGCGCCTCTGGGCGAAGGTCGACCGTCCGAACGCGATGATCAAGATCCCCGCGACGATCGAGGGCCTCGAGGCCATCACGGCCGTCATCGCCGAGGGCATCAGCGTCAACGTGACCCTGATCTTCTCGCTCGAGCGCCACCGCGCGGTCATCGACGCCTACCTCGCGGGTCTCGAGCAGGCGAAGGCGAACGGCCGCGACCTGTCGACGATCCACTCGGTCGCGTCCTTCTTCGTGTCCCGCGTCGACAGCGAGATCGACAAGCGCCTGGATGCGATCGGCACCGAGGAGGCGACAGCGCTCAAGAGCAAGGCGGGCGTCGCGAACGCCCAGCTCGCCTACGAGCTCTACGAGCAGGAGTTCTCGAGCGACCGCGCCCGCGAGCTCCTCGCGCTCGGCGCGAACGCGCAGCGCCCGCTCTGGGCCTCGACCGGCGTCAAGGACCCCTCGCTCCCCGACACGCTCTACGTGACGGAGCTCGCGGTCGCCGGCGTCGTGAACACGATGCCGGAGAAGACGCTCGAGGCGACCTTCGACCACGCGAGCATCGAGGGCGACCGGGTCACCGGCTCCTACGCCGACGCGAAGGCCGTCCTCGACCAGCTCGCCGCGATCGGCGTGGACTACGACGAGGTCACCGCGCTCCTCGAGCGCGAGGGCGTCGAGAAGTTCGTCGTCTCGTGGAACGAGCTCCTCGACACCGTCACCGCGGCGCTGGAGGCGGCCAAGTGACCGCCACGGTCGTCGCGAGCGGTGCGGCGGCCGAGGCCGTCGCCCGTGTCGTGCCGCAACTCGTCGAGGACGAGTTCGCGAGCCGGCTCTTCGCGAAGGACGCCACCCTGTGGGGCGAGGCGGCCGAGCCCGAGAGCGCGAAGCGCCTCGGCTGGACCGAGGCCGCCGAGGTCTCGAGCGCGCTCGTGCCCGAGATCCTCGCCCTCCGCGATGAGCTCCGTGCCGCGGGCGTGTCCCACATCGTCCTCGGCGGCATGGGCGGCTCCTCGCTCGCGCCCGAGGTCATCGCGGGCACCTACGGCCACGAGCTCACCGTCCTGGATGCGACCGACCCCGGTCAGGTGCGCTCCGCCCTCGAGGACCGTCTCGAGCAGACGGCGGTCGTCATCTCCTCGAAGTCCGGCTCCACCGTCGAGACCGACAGCCAGAAGCGCGTCTACGAGGGCGCCTTCCGCGCCGCGGGGATCGACCCGACGAGCCGCATCGTGATCGTGACCGACCCGGGCTCGCCGCTCGACGAGGCCGCGCGCGCCGACGGCTACCGCGTCTTCAACGCCGACCCGACGGTCGGCGGCCGCTACTCGGCACTGACCGCCTTCGGGCTCGTCCCGACGGGACTGGCCGGCGTCGACATCCAGCAGCTCCTCGACGAGGCCAAGGCCGCGGAGCTCGAGCTCGCGCTCGACTCGCCCGAGAACCCGGGCCTCGTGCTCGGCGCGGCGATCGCCGGCACCGAGCCGCTCAAGGACAAGCTCGGCATCGTCCCCGACGGCACCCACATCGTGGGCCTCGGCGACTGGGCCGAGCAGCTCATCGCGGAGTCGACCGGCAAGGACGGCCGCGGCGTGCTCCCCGTCGTGCTCACGACCGGCTCCCCCGAGCTCGACGTCGTGATCGACGACCTCCAGATCGTGCGGCTCGTCGCCGACGCCAAGGCCACCGAGGAGGTCGCGGAGGGCGAGATCGAGGTCTCCGGCTCGCTCGGCGCGCAGCTGCTGCTCTGGGAGGTCGCGACGGCGGTCGCCGGCCGCCTCCTCGGGATCAACCCCTACGACCAGCCCGACGTGGAGTCGGCGAAGATCGCCGCGCGCGGCCTGCTCGACCAGCGTCCCGAGCCGACGGAGCCCGTCTTCGTCGACGCCGGGATCGAGGTGCGCACCGCAGGCGGGCTCGAGATCGCCGACCGCACCCTCGCGGGCGCGGTGTCGGCGCTCCTCGCGCAGCTCGGCGCCGACGGCTACGTGGCGATCCAGGCCTACCTGGACCGCCCGGCGAACCCCGAGCTCACCGGGCTGCGGGATGCCGTGGCGGCCCGCACCGGCCGGCCCGTCACCTTCGGCTGGGGCCCGCGCTTCCTCCACTCCACCGGCCAGTACCACAAGGGCGGCCCCGCGCAGGGCGTGTTCCTGCAGGTCGTGGGCACGGCGTCCGAGGATCTCGAGATCCCGGAGCGGCCCTTCACCTTCGGCCAGCTCATCCAGGCCCAGGCGGCGGGCGACGCGAGCGTCCTCGCCGACCACGGACGCCCCGTGCTGACGCTGACCGTCACGGATCCGGCCGCGGCGACCGCCGCCATCCGGTCCGCGATCGCCTGACGCCCGCACCGCACGGAAGCAGACGCATGCCCGTCGAGATCACCCCGGAGTTCAACCCGCTCCGGCTGCCGAGCGACCGCCGCCTCAACCGGATCGCGGGGCCCAGCGCCCTCGTGATCTTCGGGGTGACGGGCGACCTCTCGCGCAAGAAGCTCATGCCCGCCGTCTACGACCTCGCGAACCGCGGGCTGCTGCCCCCGGGCTTCGCCCTCGTCGGCTTCGCGCGCCGAGACTGGGCGGACGAGGACTTCGAGCAGGTCGTGCACGACGCGGTCAAGCAGTACGCGCGGACCCCCTTCGACGAGGAGGTCTGGCGCCAGCTCGCGCAGGGCATCCGCTTCGTGCAGGGGACCTTCGACGACGCGGCCGCCTTCGAGCAGCTCAAGTCGACGCTCGAGGGACTCGACCGGGATCGCGGCACGATGGGCAACCACGCCTTCTACCTCTCGATCCCGCCGAAGTCCTTCCCCGAGGTCACCGAGCAGCTCCGGCGCTCCGGGCTCGCGGAGCAGCGCGACGGCACCTGGAGCCGCGTGGTCATCGAGAAGCCCTTCGGCTCGGACCTCGAGACCGCACGCGAGCTCAACGCCGTCGTCGAGTCGGTGTTCCCCGCCGACTCGGTGTTCCGGATCGACCACTACCTCGGCAAGGAGACCGTCCAGAACATCCTGGCGCTCCGCTTCGCGAACCAGCTCTACGAGCCCCTCTGGAACGCGAACCACGTGGACCACGTGCAGATCACGATGGCCGAGGACATCGGCGTCGGCGGGCGCGGCGGCTACTACGACGGGATCGGGGCGGCACGCGACGTCATCCAGAACCACCTCCTCCAGCTCCTCGCGCTGACCGCCATGGAGGAGCCGGTCTCCTTCGACGCGGCCGACCTGCGGGCCGAGAAGGAGAAGGTGCTCTCGGCGGTGCGCCTCCCCGCGGACCTCTCGGCGGCGACGGCCCGAGGACAGTACTCCGGCGGGTGGCAGGGCGGCGAGAAGGTCCTCGGCTTCCTCGAGGAGGACGGCATGAACCCGGACTCCCAGTCCGAGACCTACGCCGCGATGCGACTCGACATCGGCACCCGGCGGTGGGCGGGCGTGCCGTTCTACCTCCGGGCCGGCAAGCGTCTGGGCCGCCGCGTGACCGAGATCGCGGTCGTGTTCAAGCGCGCGCCGCAATATCTCTTCGCCGACAGCCAGACCTCGGCGCTCGGCGAGAACGCGCTCGTGATCCGCGTGCAGCCCGACGAGGGCGTCACGATCCGCTTCGGCTCGAAGGTCCCGGGTGCCACCATGCAGGTGCGCGACGTCACCATGGACTTCGGCTACGGCCATGCGTTCACCGAGGCGAGCCCCGAGGCCTACGAGCGGCTCATCCTCGACGTGCTGCTCGGCGACCCGCCCCTCTTCCCGCGCCACGAGGAGGTCGAGCTCAGCTGGAAGATCCTCGACCCCATCGAGGAGCACTGGGCCTCGCTCGACGAGCAGCCCGAGCAGTACCGTCCCGGGACCTGGGGTCCCGCCTCCGCGGACGAGCTCCTCGCCCGCGACGGCCGCGTCTGGAGGCGCCCGTGATCGTCGAACTGCCCGAGACCACGACGAGCAAGGTCTCGAAGGCCCTCGTCAAGATCCGCGAGGAGGGAGGCGCCGTCGCCCTCGGCCGCGTGCTCACCCTCGTCATCTCGACGGCGCTCGGCGAGGAGGAGGAGGCCATCGAGGCCGCCAACGACGCCTCCCGCGAGCACCCGATGCGCGTCATCGTGCTCTCGGCGGACCGGGATGCGGGCGACTCGCGGCTCGACGCCCAGATCCGGGTCGGCGGCGACGCCGGCGCGAGCGAGGTCATCGTTCTCCGCGCCCACGGCGAGGTCGCGAGCGATGAGGAGGGCCTCGTGACGGGGCTGCTCCTCCCCGACGCCCCCGTCGTCGTCTGGTGGCCGGGCGCGCATCCCCTCGATCCCGGCGACTCCGCGCTCGGCGCGATCGCGACACGGCGCATCACGGACGCCGCCGCGACCGCCCGGCCGCTCGAGTCCCTCGCCGCGATCGCCCGCAGCTATCGTCCCGGCGACACCGACTTCGCCTGGACCCGGCTCACGCTCTGGCGCGCGCAGCTCGCCGCCGTCCTCGATCAGCCGCCGTACCAGCCGGTCGAGCGCATCGAGGTCCGCGGCTCGGACGACTCGCCCTCGACCGAGCTCCTCGCCGCCTGGCTGCAGCTGCAGCTCGACGTCGACGTGGAGCTGCAGCTCGTCGACCACGAGGAGGGCTCGAGCGGCATCCACCGCGTGGTCCTCCATCGCGCCGCGGGGCCCATCGTCCTCGAGCGGATCCAGCCGAAGGTGGCCCGCCTCGAGCAGCCCGAGCAGCCCCGTCACGACATCTCCCTGCCGCGCCGCAGCCTCCGCGACTGCCTGGCCGAGGAATTGCGTAGGCTCGATCCCGACGACCTCTTCGGCGAGGTCGTGCAGAAGGGGCTCGACCGCCTGGGCATCGCCGCGGCGTCCGAGTCCTGACCCGAGCAGAGGAGCACGCGTGACGAACGAGAGACGGGTTCTCGTCCATCCGGACAAGGAATCGCTCGCCGGGAGCGTCGCTGCACGGTTCATCACGAAGATCATCGACGTGATCGAGGAGCAGGGCCACGCGCACGTCTCGCTCACGGGCGGCACCATGGGCTCGGCCGTGCTCGAGGCGATCGCCGCGAGCCCGGCGCGCGAGAGCGTCGACTGGTCGAAGATCACCTTCTGGTGGAGCGACGAGCGCTACCTCCCGCACGGCGACCCCGAGCGCAACGACACCCAGTCGAAGGCGGCGCTGCTCGACGCGCTCGGCCTCGAGCCGGACCAGGTCAAGACCCTCCCGGCGCCGGGCGAGCACCGCACGATCGAGGAGGCCGCGCTGGCCGCCGAGCGGATGCTCGCGGAGGCCGCACCGGAGGGGGCGCCGGCTCCGCGCTTCGACGTCATGTTCCTCGGCGTCGGTCCGGATGGCCACATCGCCTCCCTCTTCCCCGAGCACGCGCAGGTGCACGAGACGGCGCGGGTCGTCGTCGCCGAGCCCGACTCCCCCAAGCCGCCCGCGGCGCGACTGTCCCTGACCCTCCCGGTGATCAACGCCGCCGAGCGGATCTGGCTCGTGCTCGCCGGCGCCGACAAGGCCGGCGCCCTCGGCCTCGCGCTCGCGGGCGCGAGCATCGGCGAGGTGCCGGCTGCCGGGGTCCAGGGACGGAAGCGGACGGTGTTCTTCGTCGATGCGGCGGCCGCCGCGGAGGTGCCGGAGGCGCTCATCGCGCCGAACCAGTACTGGACGGCCGCGCACGACATCCCGTCCTGAGCGCCGGCGCGGCGGCCCTCGGGACCGACGAGGAAGGCCCCGGCTCTCGCGAGCCGGGGCCTTCCTCGTCGACGTGAGGAGCTGCGGGGCGTCAGGCCTTCGCGGTCTCGCCCGAGCGGCGGGCGCGCAGCTGCACGAGCGCCTCCTCGAGGAGCTGCGCGGCCTCCTCCTCGCTGCGGCGTTCCTTCACGTACGCGAGGTGCGTCTTGTAGGGCTCCGACTTCTGCGACTGCGGCGGGTTCGCCTTGTCACGGCCGGCCGGGAGGCCGGTCGTCGGGCTGTCGATCACGTCGGGGATCTCCTCGTCCGGGAGATTCGCCGCGAAGTAGCGGACGGTCTCGTTGCCGGACGCGTCCCAGTAGGAGACGGCGATCCGCTCCGCGTGGAAACCGCGATCCTGCTCGCCCATCGGGCCGGAGCCAACCCGCGATCCACGGATCGCGCTGCCACCAGATGCCACGGTGGTGTCCTTCCTCGGGTGCCGCGCGAGTCGCGGCGGTGCTGTGGGGTGCTACGTGATTCGGCGCGCTACGTGCCGCACGGCGCTCAGACGGCGCCGCCGCCGTCGAACTTCGTGATGAGCCCGAGCACGACGATGCACGAGACCCACACGATGCCGAGGATGACCGTGATGCGGTTCAGGTTACGCTCCGCGACACCCGATGCGCCGAGGTTCGAGGTGACGCCGCCGCCGAACATGTCGGAGAGACCGCCGCCGCGACCCTTGTGCAGGAGGATGAGCAGCGTCAGCAGGAGGCTCGTGACGCCGAGCAGCACCTGGATGACGACCTGGAGGATTTCCACGGAGAACCTTTCGCATCGGCCGAACGGCCGGGGTACATCATAACCGCTGGGAGGACTCCCGGCGCGTCAGACCACGTGCTTCTGATAGCGCACGATCGCGGAGAACTCCTCCAGCTGGAGGCTCGCGCCGCCGACGAGCGCGCCGTCGACGTTCGGCTGCCGCATGAAGCCCGCGATGTTGCCCGACTTCACCGAGCCGCCGTAGAGCACGCGGGTCGACTCGCCCGCCTCCTCGCCGAGCAGCTCGGCGACCACGGGACGCAGCGCCGCGCAGACCTGCTCGGCCTGCTCCGCGGTCGCCGCCTGGCCGGAGCCGATGGCCCAGACGGGCTCGTAGGCGACCACGACCTCCTTGCCCTGCTCGGCACCGCCGAGTGCGGTCCGGAGCTGGGCGACCGGCACGGCACTCGGACCGTGCTCCTCGAGGTCCTCCGCGGTCTCGCCGACGCAGATCACGGGGACGAGCCCGTGCTTGTGCGCCGCAGCCACCTTCGCCGCCACGAGCTCGTCGGTCTCGCCGTGGTACTGGCGTCGCTCCGAGTGGCCGATGATGACGTAGCCGGCTCCGAGCGCGGAGAGGAACGCGCCCGAGATCTCGCCCGTGTAGGCGCCCGAGTCGTGCGCCGAGAGATCCTGGCCGCCGAAGGCGATCTCGTACTTGTCGGCGCTGACGAGCGTCTGCACGCTGCGCAGGTCGGTGAACGGCGGGAAGACCGCCACCTCGACCGCACCGTAGTCGTGGTTCGCGTCCTTGAGCGCCCACTCGAGCTTCTGGAGGAACGCGATCGACTGCAGGTGGTCGAGGTTCATCTTCCAGTTGCCCGCGATGAGCGGGCGACGGGTCGTGGTGTTCATGCTGACTGCCATCCGAGGACCTCCAGGCCGGGAAGCTGCTTGCCCTCCAGGAACTCGAGGCTGGCGCCTCCGCCCGTGGAGATGTGACCGAACTGCGCGTCCTCGAATCCGAGCGCGCGCACGGCGGCGGCGGAGTCGCCGCCGCCGACGACGCCGAGGCCGGAGACCTCGGTGAGCGCCTGGGCGACCGCCTTCGTGCCCGCCGCGAAGGGCGCGAGCTCGAAGACGCCCATGGGGCCGTTCCAGAAGACGGTCGAGGACGCCGCGACGATCTCCGCGAACCGCGCGGCGGTCTCGGGCCCGATGTCGAGACCGAGTCCGGAGGCGCCGAAGGGGGTCTCCTCGATGCCGTCGGCGGGACGCACCATGTGCTCCGTGTCGGCGCCGAACCTCGACGCGACCACGACATCCGTCGGCAGCACGATCTCCACGCCGCGGCGCTCGGCCTCGGCCAGGTAGCCGCGCACGGTGTCGATCTGATCCGCCTCGAGCAGGCTGGATCCCACCTTGTGGCCCTGCGCCGCGAGGAAGGTGAAGAGCATGCCGCCGCCGATGAGCAGCGAGTCGACCCGCGGGAGCAGATGCTCGATGACCCCGAGCTTGTCGGAGACCTTGGAGCCGCCGAGCACGACCGCGTAGGGGCGCTCCGGGCTCTCGGTGAGCCGATCGAGGACCTCGAGCTCGCGGGCGATGAGGAGACCTGCCGCACTCGGCAGGGCCTCGGCGAGCTCGAACACGCTCGCCTGCTTGCGGTGCACGACGCCGAAGCCGTCGGACACGAGGACGTCGCCGAGCTCCGCGAGCTCGCGTGCGAAGGCCTCGCGCTCGCCCGCGTCCTTCGAGGTCTCCCGCGCGTCGAAGCGCAGGTTCTCGAGGAGCAGGACGCCGTCCGCCGGGAGGCCGGCGACGGCATCCCGAGCCTCCTCCCCGACCGTGGTCGAGGAGAAGGACACGGGCTTGCCGAGGAGCTCGCTGAGCCGCTGCGCGACCGGCGCGAGGCTGTACCGCGCGTCGGGCGCGCCGTCGGGCCGCCCGAGGTGGGACATGGCCACGACCCGCGCACCCGCCGTCAGGAGGGCGTCGATCGTCGGGACGGACGCGCGCACGCGCCCGTCATCCGTGATGACGCCCTCCTTCAGCGGGACGTTGAGGTCGCAGCGCAGGAGGACCGTCGTGCCCGAGAGCTCGCCGAGGCTCTCGATGGTGCGCAGCGTCATGCTGTCGGATCCCGGGGTGCGTTCCGGCGCCTAGAGGCGCTCGGCGACGTACTCGGTGAGGTCGACGAGACGGTTCGAGTAGCCCCACTCGTTGTCGTACCAGGCGTAGAGCTTGACCTGGTCGCCGATGATCTTCGTCAGCGGGGCGTCGAAGATCGAGGAGTGCGGGTCGGTCGTGATGTCGCTCGACACCAGCGGGTCCTCCGAGTACTTGAGGATGCCCTTGAGCGAGCCCTCGCTGGCCTCCTTGTACGCGACGTCGATCTCGTCCTTCGTGACCGGGCGCGAGGCCTGGATGGTGAGGTCGGTGATGGAGCCGGTGGGGACGGGCACGCGCAGCGAGTAGCCGTCGAGCTTGCCGTTGAGCTCGGGGAGCACGAGGCCGATGGCCTTCGCCGCGCCCGTCGAGGTCGGGACGATGTTGATCGCGGCGGCGCGCGCACGGCGCGGGTCGCTGTGCGGGCCGTCCTGCAGGTTCTGGTCGGCGGTGTACGCGTGGATCGTCGTCATGAGGCCGCGCTCGATGCCGAAGGTGTCGTTGAAGACCTTCGCGAGCGGCGCGAGGGAGTTCGTGGTGCACGAGGCGTTCGAGATGATGTGGTGGTTCGCCGGGTCGTAGGACTCGTGGTTGACGCCCATGACGAAGGTCGCGTCGTCGCCGGTCGCCGGCGCCGAGATGATGACCTTCTTCGCGCCCCCGCCGTCGATGTGCTTGCGGGCGTCCTCGGCCTTCGTGAAGCGGCCGGTCGACTCGATGACGATGTCGACGCCGTGGTCGGCCCACTTGAGGGCGGCCGGGTCGCGCTCCGCGAACACCGTGATGGCCTTGCCGTTCACCGTGATCTTCTCGTCGTCGTACTCGACGGTCGCGTCGAGGCGGCCCGTGATCGAGTCGTACTTGAGGAGGGTCGCGAGGGTCTTGTTGTCGGTCAGGTCGTTGACGGCGACGATCTCGAGGTCGCTGCCCTGGGCGAGGGCGGCGCGGAAGTAGTTGCGACCGATCCGGCCGAAGCCGTTGATGCCGATCTTGACGCTCATTGCACTCCTTGTTCGATGCGCTTGCACGCGATCTGAAGGTCCGCGGATGCGGGATGGGTGGTGGTGGTGAGGCCGCGCGACCGGGGCCGGAGCCCCGGTCGCAGAGCCGTTACGACAGTACCAGCAGGCCGTCGGTCTTCTCGCGCGCGACCGCGAGGCGCTGTGCGACGTTCTCCCAGTTCGCGATGTTCCAGACCGCCTTGATGTACTCCGCCTTGACGTTGAGGTAGTCGAGGTAGAAGGCGTGCTCCCACATGTCGAGCTGGAAGATCGGCGTGAGGCCGAGGTTCGTGTTGCCCTGCTGGTCGAAGAGCTGCTCGATCACGAGCTTCTGCCCGATCGGGTCCCAGCCCAGGACCGCCCAGCCGGAGCCCTGGATGCCGGCGGCCGCGGCCGCGAAGTGCGCCTGGAACTTCTCGAAGGAGCCGAACTGGTCGGCGATCGCCGCCGCGAGCTCCCCCTCGGGCTGCCCGCCGCCGTTCGGCGAGAGGTTGGTCCAGAAGATCGAGTGGTTGACATGACCGCCGAGGTGGAAGGCGAGATCCTTCGAGAGGCGGTTGATGTTCGCGAAGTCGCCCGACTCGCGCGCCTCCTCGAGCTTCTCGAGGGTCGTGTTGGCGCCCGCGACGTAGGTCGCGTGGTGCTTCGAGTGGTGCAGCTCCATGATCTTGCCGCTGATGTGCGGCTCGAGCGCCGAGTAGTCGTAGGGCAGGTCGGGAAGCGTGTAGACAGCCATCGTTCATCTCTCCTAGAGGTTGATCCCCGCATGGCATCCGCCACGCCGGGCGACGCTCCGAGCCTATCGAGGACGGGGGCGGCGGCGCCGGGCCGGGGTCCGGGATGACGCCGCGTGTCAG
The Homoserinibacter sp. YIM 151385 DNA segment above includes these coding regions:
- a CDS encoding heme o synthase, giving the protein MQLTVDGRVDRPRVGVLRKAKAYVALTKPRVIELLLITTAPVMVLAARGIPDLWLVLATLLGGALSAGSANAFNCYIDRDIDRVMKRTQKRPLVTGELSDREALVFAWVLGIGSTAWLAWTTTPLAAALSVFAILFYVFVYTLWLKRRTPQNIVWGGIAGCMPVLIGWAAVTGSLSLEALILFGIVFLWTPPHYWPLSMRYREDYASVSVPMLGVVRGETAVGLQVILYAWATVACSLLLIPVGQMGLVYAIAAAGSGVWFVVESHRLYARAIRGDEEVKPMRVFHASITYLTLVFISVGIDPLVHLPIPF
- the tkt gene encoding transketolase — its product is MPALQWDPIDDKAVDTARVLAADAVEKVGNGHPGTAMSLAPLAYLLFQKVMRRDPSDNEWIGRDRFILSAGHSSLTQYVQLYFGGYGLEIEDLEALRTWGSKTPGHPEYGHTDGVEITTGPLGQGLASAVGFAYAQRYERGLFDPETPAGESPFDHFTYVIAGDGDIQEGVTSEAGSLAGHQQLGNLIAFYDSNQISIEDDTQIAFTEDVQARYEAYGWQVQVVDWKKTGEYVEDVAELHRAIEAAQGETSKPSLIILKTIIGWPSPKKQNTGKIHGSALGGDELAALKEVLGFDPEQTFQVAPEVIEHTRKALERGAAAHAEWQRGFDAWAAANPERKTLLDRVLTGELPEGVDEVLPVFEAGKDVSTRAASGKVLAALGPVIPELWGGSADLAESNNTTIPDVASFVPEEHSTHEWTGNPYGRTLHFGIREHAMAAILNGIVLHGNTRPYGGTFLIFSDYMRPAVRLAALMKAPSIFVWTHDSVALGEDGPTHQPIEQLTTLRAIPGLDVVRPADANEVSWAWKTILERREGPAGIALSRQNLPVFERGEGGFASAAGTAKGAYVLADADGTPDVILLASGSEVQIAVEAREQLEGEGIRARVVSVPSQEWFEEQDDAYKESVLPAAVTARVSIEAGLALTWAPYLGAHGRSVSIEHFGASADYKTLYREFGMTTESAVAAAKDSLAAARG
- the tal gene encoding transaldolase, which translates into the protein MTTTPTAALSAVGVSIWLDDLSRERIQSGGLEKLIAERDVVGVTTNPTIFAAALAKGEAYDTQVAELAKAGTGVTDAVFEITTDDVRDASDVFRPVYDRTAGIDGRVSIEVEPGLAHDAAGTIAEAKRLWAKVDRPNAMIKIPATIEGLEAITAVIAEGISVNVTLIFSLERHRAVIDAYLAGLEQAKANGRDLSTIHSVASFFVSRVDSEIDKRLDAIGTEEATALKSKAGVANAQLAYELYEQEFSSDRARELLALGANAQRPLWASTGVKDPSLPDTLYVTELAVAGVVNTMPEKTLEATFDHASIEGDRVTGSYADAKAVLDQLAAIGVDYDEVTALLEREGVEKFVVSWNELLDTVTAALEAAK
- a CDS encoding glucose-6-phosphate isomerase, with product MTATVVASGAAAEAVARVVPQLVEDEFASRLFAKDATLWGEAAEPESAKRLGWTEAAEVSSALVPEILALRDELRAAGVSHIVLGGMGGSSLAPEVIAGTYGHELTVLDATDPGQVRSALEDRLEQTAVVISSKSGSTVETDSQKRVYEGAFRAAGIDPTSRIVIVTDPGSPLDEAARADGYRVFNADPTVGGRYSALTAFGLVPTGLAGVDIQQLLDEAKAAELELALDSPENPGLVLGAAIAGTEPLKDKLGIVPDGTHIVGLGDWAEQLIAESTGKDGRGVLPVVLTTGSPELDVVIDDLQIVRLVADAKATEEVAEGEIEVSGSLGAQLLLWEVATAVAGRLLGINPYDQPDVESAKIAARGLLDQRPEPTEPVFVDAGIEVRTAGGLEIADRTLAGAVSALLAQLGADGYVAIQAYLDRPANPELTGLRDAVAARTGRPVTFGWGPRFLHSTGQYHKGGPAQGVFLQVVGTASEDLEIPERPFTFGQLIQAQAAGDASVLADHGRPVLTLTVTDPAAATAAIRSAIA